A genomic window from Nicotiana sylvestris chromosome 11, ASM39365v2, whole genome shotgun sequence includes:
- the LOC138880686 gene encoding probable inactive receptor kinase At3g08680 translates to MLLDDAFGWDDRIRVAIQLADLLAWLHERRIAVGSITASCIIEMNIKVFDFGAVYHHVNEDSEIPPLYPVGRDAPEVFNRGKRTMKSDVYIFGLLLMELIAKKEFVFRYSQYEPVVDEVMFGRTHLVHKCFDEVDDQTASDITELTCRCLDVHPDKRPSIKSVFDALGKLRKIEIVWFDVNIEFGVMPFGLKNAGAKGGHKDVQKPARKDHEGTNMTANNANDPLGNVIAGEEVDDVEQDEGALPSDTVVNPKGGNNYVMVVTTRSGRGGGVNASKQKQVVDDDVELHEDEVPLAVEDVVDDNVNNEVRIDINEAEVET, encoded by the exons ATGCTTCTGGATG ATGCATTTGGATGGGATGATCGGATAAGAGTGGCAATTCAACTTGCAGACCTCTTGGCATGGCTGCATGAAAGGAGGATTGCAGTTGGCAGTATTACTGCTTCATGCATTATC GAAATGAATATTAAAGTGTTTGATTTCGGTGCCGTTTACCATCATGTCAACGAGGATTCTGAAATTCCTCCTCTGTATCCTGTTGGCAGGGATGCTCCAGAGGTTTTTAATAGAG GTAAACGGACGATGAAATCTGATGTTTATATATTTGGTCTTCTACTGATGGAGTTGATAGCCAAAAAGGAGTTTGTATTTCGTTATTCTCAATATGAGCCAGTCGTAGATGAAGTTATGTTTGGCAGAACTCATTTGGTTCATAAATGCTTCGATGAGGTTGATGATCAAACTGCATCAGATATCACAGAGCTGACTTGTCGTTGCCTAGATGTTCATCCAGACAAAAGGCCATCGATAAAGAGTGTTTTTGACGCTTTGGGAAAACTGAGAAAG ATTGaaattgtttggtttgatgtaaaTATTGAGTTTGG ggtcatgccatttggattgaagaatgcaggggctaAGGGTGGTCACAAAGATGTTCAAAAACCAGCTCGGAAGGACCATGAAG GTACTAATATGACAGCGaacaatgcaaatgaccctcttggaaatgtgattgcgggggaggaggtagatgatgttgaacaagatgag ggtgctctaccaagtgatacggtagtgaacccgaagggtgggaacaattatGTTATGgtagttacaacaagaagtgggagaggaggTGGTGTGAATGCCTCGAAacaaaagcaagttgtggatgatgatgttgagttgcatgaagatgaagttcctttggcagttgaagatgtggttgatgacaatgtgaacaatgaagtaaGGATTGACATTAATGAGGCTGAGGTGGAAACTTAA